A region from the Flavobacterium enshiense genome encodes:
- a CDS encoding GH92 family glycosyl hydrolase, protein MKINILSLLFIVLTLSVYSQHKYVKYVKPIIGTQRMGHVYPGASVPFGMVQLSPDTDTIPYATNGKYNPDVYKYCAGYQYDDKTIVGFSHTHFSGTGHSDLGDFLVMPTVGKLQLNPGTADKPLSGFRSAFSHTNETAEAGSYKVKLDDDNILAELTASNRVGFHQYTFPKSDEAHIILDLMSGIYNYPEKNVWTYVRVVNDTLITGYRQTNGWARTRAQYFAMTFSKPFIEYGSKNFEEKQVYRGFWGKFNQGKNFPEAAGKQIRMYFNFKTSDYEKIKVKMALSSVSMEGAILNLKTEIPHWDFEKVKKEAQNLWENELKKIEVEGDEDLKTNFYTAMYHSFLAPTTYMDVDGKYKGLDQNIHHADSFTNFTTFSLWDTYRALHPLFNIIQPKKNNDMIHSMMKHYEQSPHKMLPIWSHYANDNWCMSGYHSASAISDAIVKDIYTGDKNKALDACIATANKRDYEGIGYYIDKGYIPSEKSGVSVSNTLEYAYDDWAIAQLAKKLNRLDVYEAFLKRSENWKNNFDKTIGFMRPKQADGTFKKEFDVLSTHGQGFIEGNSWNYTFFVPHNPNALVQAMGGKKAFTKKLDELFSMNLPDAFFAETEDITRDGIIGGYVHGNEPAHHVAYLYNWTDQPWKSQEIIRRTLKMQYKPTPDGLGGNDDCGQMSAWYIFSSLGFYPVAPGSNEYAIGSSTVRNAKINLENGKTFEIRVHNQVDKNVYVQKLVLNGKTLNKYFINYQDILNGGILEFTMSNKHN, encoded by the coding sequence ATGAAAATAAACATTCTCTCGTTATTATTCATAGTACTCACATTATCTGTTTACAGCCAACATAAATATGTGAAATATGTGAAACCGATAATTGGAACACAAAGAATGGGACACGTTTATCCCGGTGCTTCAGTCCCTTTCGGAATGGTACAGTTAAGCCCCGATACAGACACTATTCCGTATGCCACAAACGGAAAATACAACCCTGATGTCTATAAATATTGCGCCGGTTATCAATACGATGACAAAACGATTGTTGGCTTTAGTCACACCCATTTTAGCGGCACCGGCCATTCTGACTTAGGCGATTTTTTAGTAATGCCAACTGTTGGAAAATTGCAACTAAATCCCGGAACAGCCGATAAACCTTTATCAGGATTTCGTTCCGCATTCTCCCATACCAACGAAACTGCAGAAGCCGGCTCTTATAAAGTAAAATTAGACGATGACAACATATTAGCCGAATTAACGGCTTCCAACAGAGTCGGATTTCACCAATATACCTTTCCAAAATCGGATGAGGCTCATATCATATTGGACTTAATGAGCGGTATTTATAACTACCCGGAGAAAAATGTATGGACCTATGTTCGCGTAGTTAACGACACTTTGATTACCGGATACAGGCAAACTAACGGCTGGGCCAGAACCCGCGCTCAGTATTTTGCCATGACTTTCTCAAAACCGTTTATAGAATATGGCAGTAAAAACTTTGAAGAAAAACAAGTTTACAGAGGATTCTGGGGAAAGTTTAACCAAGGAAAAAACTTCCCCGAAGCTGCAGGGAAACAAATCAGGATGTATTTTAACTTCAAAACCTCTGATTATGAAAAGATAAAAGTCAAAATGGCACTTTCTTCAGTAAGCATGGAGGGAGCGATATTGAACTTGAAAACGGAAATTCCACATTGGGACTTTGAGAAAGTTAAAAAAGAAGCTCAAAATTTATGGGAAAACGAATTGAAAAAAATAGAAGTTGAAGGAGATGAAGATTTGAAAACCAACTTTTACACTGCCATGTATCACTCGTTTTTAGCTCCAACTACTTATATGGATGTCGATGGCAAATACAAAGGATTAGACCAAAACATTCATCACGCGGACAGCTTTACAAATTTTACCACTTTTTCGCTTTGGGACACCTACAGAGCTTTACATCCTTTGTTTAATATTATTCAGCCCAAAAAGAACAATGACATGATTCATTCCATGATGAAACACTATGAGCAAAGCCCCCATAAAATGTTACCTATCTGGAGTCATTACGCTAATGATAACTGGTGCATGAGTGGATATCACAGTGCTTCAGCGATTTCAGATGCCATTGTGAAAGACATTTACACGGGTGATAAAAATAAAGCCTTAGACGCCTGTATTGCTACGGCAAACAAAAGGGACTACGAAGGTATTGGGTACTATATCGACAAAGGTTACATTCCTTCTGAAAAAAGCGGTGTCTCTGTTTCAAACACTCTTGAATATGCGTATGACGATTGGGCAATAGCACAATTGGCCAAAAAACTGAATCGATTAGATGTGTATGAGGCATTTTTAAAACGTTCTGAAAACTGGAAGAATAACTTTGATAAAACAATCGGATTTATGCGTCCAAAACAAGCTGACGGGACCTTTAAAAAAGAATTTGATGTATTGAGCACACACGGACAAGGATTTATAGAAGGCAATAGTTGGAACTATACTTTTTTTGTACCTCACAACCCAAACGCTTTAGTTCAGGCGATGGGAGGCAAAAAAGCGTTTACAAAAAAATTGGATGAGTTATTTTCGATGAATTTACCAGATGCCTTTTTTGCAGAAACCGAAGATATAACCCGAGACGGAATCATTGGTGGTTATGTTCACGGCAACGAGCCTGCACATCACGTGGCCTATCTGTATAATTGGACCGACCAGCCTTGGAAATCCCAGGAAATAATCAGAAGAACACTAAAAATGCAATACAAACCTACTCCAGATGGTTTGGGCGGCAATGACGATTGCGGACAAATGAGTGCCTGGTATATTTTCTCATCATTAGGATTTTATCCTGTTGCCCCAGGAAGCAATGAGTATGCCATAGGCAGTTCGACCGTTAGGAATGCCAAAATTAATTTAGAAAACGGAAAAACTTTTGAAATTAGAGTTCATAATCAAGTCGATAAAAATGTTTATGTTCAAAAATTGGTCTTAAACGGCAAAACATTAAACAAATATTTTATCAACTATCAGGACATACTCAATGGAGGAATTTTAGAATTCACCATGAGCAATAAGCATAACTAA
- a CDS encoding GH92 family glycosyl hydrolase — translation MTYSIIKKTVPLLFLLSLNFASSQNTIKATDPVEWINPLMGTDSSYELSNGNTYPSIALPWGMHAWTPQTGKNGDGWQYTYSAQKIRGFKQTHQPSPWMNDYGQFSLMPVVGKPVFEEGERASWFSHKTEIAKPYYYSVYLADYDVTAELTPTERAASFRFTFPKTIEGYMVIDAFDRGSYIKIIPSENKIIGYSSRYTRGKLNNFKNYFVIVFDKPFEQSNIWSDKTKMDVLELSGSHVGAIIKFKSLSANEKVHAKVASSFISFEQAEINLQEIGSDNFETVKQRAKETWNKTLSKIEVESDNIDHLRTFYSTLYRTLFFPMKLYEKDASGQIVHYSPHTGTVLPGYRFGGTGFWDTFRALYPFLNLMYPSINKEMQEGLINDYKEGGWLPEWSSPSYSDIMIGNNSASVVSDAYIKGLRGYDIEKLYEALLHGANNEGPQATGRKGVEYYNKLGYVPYDVNINESAARTLEYAYDDFTIYQLAKALHKPQAEIDLYKTRCLNYKHLFDPETKLMRGKNKDGPFHSPFNPFKWGDEFTEGNSWHYTWSVFHDIDGLAQLMGGYNEFVKKLDSVFTMPPVFDNSYYGETIHEIREMQIANMGQYAHGNQPIQHMIYLYNYAGQPWKTQYWIRETMNKLYKPTPDGYCGDEDNGQTSAWYVFSALGFYPVCPATDQYVLGTPLFKKVTLHLDNGKDFIIKAPNNSKTNKYIEQAELNRKGYDYNWISHNTILNGGTFYLKMSSVPNLKRGTTKKSFPFSLSTQKND, via the coding sequence ATGACTTACAGCATTATTAAAAAAACGGTACCGCTACTGTTTTTACTATCACTGAATTTTGCCTCGTCTCAGAACACCATTAAAGCGACCGACCCTGTAGAATGGATTAATCCGCTGATGGGAACAGACAGTAGTTACGAGTTAAGCAACGGAAACACCTACCCTTCCATTGCATTACCCTGGGGTATGCACGCCTGGACACCTCAAACTGGCAAAAATGGTGATGGATGGCAATACACATATAGCGCTCAAAAAATAAGAGGATTTAAGCAAACACACCAGCCTTCACCATGGATGAATGATTACGGACAATTTTCGTTAATGCCTGTAGTAGGAAAACCTGTTTTTGAAGAAGGTGAAAGAGCCAGCTGGTTTAGTCATAAAACAGAAATTGCTAAGCCATACTACTACAGCGTTTACTTAGCCGATTATGACGTCACCGCTGAATTAACCCCAACCGAAAGAGCAGCTTCTTTTCGCTTCACTTTCCCAAAAACCATTGAAGGCTATATGGTTATTGATGCTTTTGACAGAGGCTCTTACATCAAAATAATTCCTTCCGAAAATAAAATCATAGGATACAGTTCACGCTACACCAGAGGGAAACTCAACAACTTCAAAAACTACTTTGTTATTGTTTTTGACAAGCCTTTTGAACAATCCAACATTTGGAGCGATAAAACAAAAATGGATGTTTTAGAGTTATCCGGAAGTCATGTTGGAGCAATCATTAAATTTAAGTCGCTTTCAGCTAATGAAAAAGTACATGCCAAAGTCGCTTCGTCCTTTATAAGTTTTGAACAAGCCGAAATTAATTTACAAGAAATAGGTTCGGATAATTTTGAAACCGTGAAGCAAAGAGCCAAAGAAACCTGGAACAAAACTTTAAGCAAGATAGAAGTAGAGAGTGACAACATAGACCATTTGCGCACTTTTTATTCGACATTATACCGCACTTTGTTTTTCCCGATGAAATTGTATGAGAAAGATGCTTCTGGGCAAATCGTACATTACAGTCCGCACACAGGTACAGTTTTACCGGGTTACCGATTTGGCGGAACCGGTTTTTGGGATACTTTCAGGGCTTTATACCCTTTTTTGAATCTGATGTATCCTTCTATCAACAAAGAAATGCAAGAAGGGTTAATAAACGATTATAAAGAAGGTGGTTGGCTGCCTGAATGGAGTAGTCCTTCATACAGCGACATAATGATTGGAAATAATTCAGCATCAGTCGTGTCTGATGCTTATATTAAAGGGCTAAGAGGTTATGACATCGAAAAATTGTATGAAGCATTACTACACGGAGCCAATAATGAAGGCCCTCAAGCCACGGGAAGAAAAGGCGTTGAGTATTATAACAAATTAGGTTATGTTCCTTATGATGTAAACATTAACGAAAGTGCTGCACGAACTCTAGAATATGCCTACGACGATTTTACAATATACCAATTAGCTAAAGCTTTACATAAACCACAGGCAGAAATTGATCTATATAAAACCAGATGTTTAAATTACAAACATCTTTTTGACCCGGAAACCAAGTTGATGCGTGGAAAAAACAAAGACGGCCCTTTCCACTCTCCATTCAACCCTTTTAAATGGGGAGACGAATTCACGGAAGGAAACAGTTGGCATTACACGTGGAGTGTATTTCACGATATTGATGGATTGGCACAACTGATGGGTGGCTATAATGAATTTGTAAAAAAATTAGACAGCGTATTTACCATGCCTCCTGTTTTTGACAATTCTTATTACGGCGAAACTATCCATGAGATAAGGGAGATGCAAATAGCCAACATGGGCCAATATGCACACGGAAACCAGCCTATTCAGCATATGATCTATTTGTATAATTATGCCGGTCAGCCTTGGAAAACGCAATATTGGATAAGAGAAACCATGAACAAACTTTACAAACCCACTCCGGATGGATATTGTGGTGATGAAGACAATGGTCAGACCTCCGCTTGGTATGTGTTTTCAGCGTTAGGCTTTTATCCCGTTTGTCCTGCTACCGATCAATACGTGTTAGGAACACCGCTTTTCAAAAAGGTAACATTACATTTAGATAATGGCAAAGATTTTATAATAAAAGCACCCAATAACAGCAAGACAAACAAATACATCGAACAAGCTGAGCTGAATAGAAAAGGTTATGATTATAATTGGATAAGTCATAATACAATACTCAATGGAGGAACTTTCTACTTAAAAATGAGCAGTGTTCCGAATTTAAAAAGAGGAACTACCAAAAAATCGTTTCCGTTTTCATTATCAACTCAAAAAAACGACTAA
- a CDS encoding aminopeptidase C, with the protein MSSAYAQDNLVNSLKINASEKSKESFKFTDVVNIENTSIKNQGSSGTCWSYSANSFLESEMIRMGKKPVELSQIFSARNAYIEKGRNYVRMHGAVSLGDGGAFHDVINMYKKYGAVPQSVYTGLNYGTDKNKFAEMAAIGEGVLKAVVSNPNGELTPNWEKAYTAVIDSYLGQAPKSFQYNGKTYTPETFAKEVVGINADDYVEISSLQEYPYYTKFTLMVPDNWSFDQVYNVKMNELTDIIDNALKNGYSVAWAGDVSEKTFSWKNGVAFVPEKKVEDMTADEKADLFNGPKKEAAVTEEMRQKAFDNYTTTDDHGMHIVGISKDQTGKEYYIVKNSWGTTNDYKGYLYMSKEFAKYKATAIMLHKKAVPTAIAKKLGV; encoded by the coding sequence ATGTCGTCGGCTTATGCACAAGATAATTTAGTGAATTCGCTAAAAATCAATGCTAGCGAAAAAAGTAAAGAATCATTCAAATTTACTGATGTAGTTAACATCGAGAACACTTCGATTAAAAACCAAGGGTCTTCCGGAACATGCTGGAGTTATTCTGCTAACTCTTTCTTAGAGTCAGAAATGATCCGTATGGGTAAAAAACCGGTAGAATTATCTCAGATTTTCTCGGCAAGAAATGCTTATATCGAGAAAGGAAGAAATTATGTTCGTATGCACGGTGCTGTTTCTTTAGGTGACGGTGGTGCTTTCCACGATGTAATCAACATGTACAAAAAATACGGTGCTGTTCCTCAATCCGTTTATACTGGTTTGAACTACGGTACTGATAAAAATAAATTTGCTGAAATGGCTGCTATAGGAGAAGGAGTTCTTAAAGCAGTTGTAAGCAATCCGAACGGAGAACTAACTCCAAACTGGGAAAAAGCATATACGGCAGTAATTGATTCTTATTTGGGTCAGGCTCCGAAATCTTTCCAATACAATGGAAAAACATATACTCCTGAAACTTTCGCTAAAGAAGTAGTTGGAATTAATGCGGATGATTATGTTGAAATCTCTTCATTACAGGAATACCCATATTATACAAAATTCACTTTGATGGTACCGGACAACTGGTCATTCGATCAGGTTTACAACGTAAAAATGAACGAATTGACCGATATCATCGATAACGCATTGAAAAATGGCTATTCAGTGGCTTGGGCTGGTGACGTAAGTGAGAAAACTTTCTCTTGGAAAAACGGAGTAGCTTTCGTTCCTGAGAAAAAAGTAGAAGACATGACGGCTGACGAAAAAGCGGATTTGTTCAACGGCCCTAAAAAAGAAGCTGCTGTTACTGAAGAAATGCGTCAGAAAGCATTTGACAACTACACTACTACAGACGACCACGGTATGCACATCGTTGGAATCTCAAAAGATCAAACGGGTAAAGAATACTATATCGTTAAAAACTCTTGGGGAACAACAAACGACTACAAAGGTTATTTATACATGAGTAAAGAGTTCGCAAAATACAAAGCAACTGCGATCATGTTACACAAAAAAGCGGTTCCAACTGCTATCGCTAAGAAATTAGGCGTTTAA